CCAACTCTCAGCCCGTCTTGTCAACACCTCAGTGTTTCCCACAGTCTTGGTCTTGGGCAGTCTCATGAGAAACGTGTAATGGAGCCGATTCGCCCGAAGCCCTTGGTCTCTCTCTTGATTTTCCATCTGTACTCCTCCACGGCGAACTCCGTCGTCCTCATGCGGTTGAGGGTGAACACTGAGTCTCCTCTTATTACCGATGTGAACAGGGCTCCTTTACTGTTTGCGTATTGCCCGGCAAGGCTGTCCACTGACCCGTAGTCAGGTTGTAACAGTCCATCACGCACATCAGGAAGTCTTCGCAGGGCCCGTTGCGCATGACATACAAATTGTCCCTGTGGCCACCATGCAGTGGCCATAGCTCTGGTCACGGACTAGCGTGGTGACCAGGACCCATTGGTCCCTCTCAGGGACTACTCGTGGATCTCCGTAACGCCTTTGGGTTTCCAGAGGCAGATGAAGATGCGGCTCATGGCTTTGGTGGAGGCCACGTTGGCGGCTCTGCAGGGGAGATTAGCGGCGAAGCGCCAGGTGGCCGTGGAGAACTGTACTTCTCCACCAACGCCATGGACTTCCGGTCGAACTCCCCACCGATGGCGTAGAGGCAGCCTTCGTGGCCCCTAACGTAAAGTTGTAGCGTGGCTGCTGGGGACTCGAAATAGTGGACCAGGAGTCACTCTCTGGGTCGTAGCAGAAGCCAGAGTCCAAACTTTCTTGCTGACGTCGTGGACGCCTCCTATAATGTACAGCTTGTTGTCTAGCCAGGTCACACCTGCCATAGTGGTGTTTGTGTTTAAGGGTAGGTGACTCAGCACCTTCCATTCTCTATCTTCGTCATCCAGGTAGCAGACGCGTCCTCTGACAGTCCTGGAGCTGCTCGACGGTAGGAGAGTGGCTGCAGACTGTGACGTACCGATGGGGATGGAGACTCAACGTACTCCACTAGGTCTTCTGGTAAGGTGCGCACAAATCCTCCTTTCAGGTCCGGTACATGTCTTTAATGAATAAAGCAGTTTGATGGAACAGATCCCATAAACCGTAGTCGGCGGCCGTGTGGTACATCAACAAGCAGTTCTCTGAGTTGATGATATTGGTCAGGTGCTTTGTCACAGACTCCACCTGTAGAAAGGTGGCACACTCTATGGCTTCCACGATTTCGTCACCACCCAGGATGGGGCGATCCCCCGTCCAGGACTCGGAGCGCCAACACAATCCCCGAGCGCTCAGCCCTTGCAGATGGACCTCATCCTGTTGGCATTCCCGCATTCCCGACTGGAAGAGGGCTCGGAAGTACTCACAGTGCTGCTCGAGTAGGCGTTTGTTCACCACAAAAACGCTCCCGTCAACTCTCACTTTCAGGCTGTCCATCCCTGAGTCCAAAGGCTTGCGAGGGCAGGCTTGTCACTGTCCATCCCTGAGTCCAAAGCTTGCCTAGGGCAGGCTTGTCACTGTCCATCCCTGAGTCCAAAGGCTTGCCGGGGCAGGCTTGTCACTGTCCATCCTGGGTCCAAAGGCTTGCCGAGGGCAGCTTGTCACTGTCCATCCCTGAGTCCAAAGGCTTGCCGAGGGCAGGTTGTCACTGTCCATCCTGAGTCCAAAGGCTTGCCGAGGGCAGGCTTGTCACTGTCCATCCCTGAGTCCAAAGGCTTGCCGAGGGCAGGCTTGTCACTGTCCTCCCTGAGTCCAAAGGCTTGCCGAGGGCAGGCTTGTCACTGTTCGGTCCTGAGTCCAAAGGCTTGCCGAGGGCAGGCTTGTCACTGTCGGTCCCTGAGTCCAAAGGCTTGCCGAGGGCAGGCTTGTCACTGTCGTCCTGAGTCCAAAGGCTTGCCGGGGCCGGCTTGTCACTGTCGGTCCCTGAGACAGGGCAGCCTGCTTGGCTCCATCGCCTCAACTGAAGTGTTCAAACAGCACATTTGCATTTGTCAAGAGTGACGAAGTGCTGAGTCAGATCAAATATCTCATGTCCTAGCATGACATTTTATCCATGATGATATTCCTTAGGTACAGTAGCAGCTAGACCGaatcccccctttcctctcctctgtgcaGAGCAGATGCACTTGACAGGGTATCCACTGTTTGTATTGCTCTTCACAGCTACGAGAATAGCAGAGGCTATAGATAGCAGTTAGGCAACGTGTGGCACAGTTTATATACATTATGGTGACATGCAGCCGG
The sequence above is drawn from the Salvelinus sp. IW2-2015 unplaced genomic scaffold, ASM291031v2 Un_scaffold6879, whole genome shotgun sequence genome and encodes:
- the kbtbd13a gene encoding LOW QUALITY PROTEIN: kelch repeat and BTB domain-containing protein 13 (The sequence of the model RefSeq protein was modified relative to this genomic sequence to represent the inferred CDS: inserted 10 bases in 9 codons; deleted 1 base in 1 codon), giving the protein MDSLKVRVDGSVFVVNKRLLEQHCEYFRALFQSGMRECQQDEVHLQGLSARGLCWRSESWTGDRPILGGDEIVEAIECATFLQVESVTKHLTNIINSENCLLMYHTAADYGLWDLFHQTALFIKDMYXDLKGGFVRTLPEDLVEYVESPSPXRYVTVCSHSPTVEQLQDCQRTVCYLDDEDREWKVLSHLPLNTNTTMAGVTWLDNKLYIIGGVHDVSKKVXDSGFCYDPESDSWSTISSPQQPRYNFTLXGHEGCLYAIGGEFDRKSMALVEKYSXSTATWRFAANLPCRAANVASTKAMSRIFICLWKPKGVTEIHEXVPERDQWVLVTTLVRDQSYGHCMXGHRDNLYVMRNGPCEDFLMCVMDCYNLTTGQWTALPGXYANSKGALFTSVIRGDSVFTLNRMRTTEFAVEEYRWKIKRETKGFGRIGSXYTFLMRLPKTKTVGNTEVLTRR